The following DNA comes from Bos indicus isolate NIAB-ARS_2022 breed Sahiwal x Tharparkar chromosome 3, NIAB-ARS_B.indTharparkar_mat_pri_1.0, whole genome shotgun sequence.
TCAGGAAGATTGAGCTTGCCACTGGGGAGGCTTGAAACTGTTACCTAAAGGCAACTTTTAGTTACTGTTGGTACTAGGTCTGTTAGAAGCTGGCAGTGGTGGGGCAGCAGGTGGTAGGGTTGCAACCTGACTTCTATGGAGAGCAGGGTTGAGCAAGCCCTATGGGTGCTGGCCCTGATGCTCAGGTTGTCCTGGTCCCCAGCGTATACTGGCCCGGAGGAGGAGGCCTCCCTGGAATTCCTGCTGACGGACTATGAGGCAGTGTGTGGCCGCCGGGCCCGGCTAGAGCGCGAGGTCCAGGGAGCCTTCCTCCGCTTCATGGCCTGCCTGCTCAAGGGCTACCGGGACTTCCTGCGCCCACTCACCCAGGCCCCCTCTGAGGGGTCTCGCGATGTTGACAACCTCTTCTTCCTGCAAGGTAAAGGCGACCTGACCTGTCTGTGCTTGGGAAAGGTATCATGGGATGGGTGACCAGGGGCTGGGCTCCATGGGGCAGTCAGGGGGCATGCGGAATCACACAGTTACTTGTTTCTAAACTCAGCTGGCATCTTTGTGGTCGCCAGCTTTGAGCCATGTGCTCTTCTGGGCCTGGTGAGGGGATAAGGGTACAAAGGTGAGTCAGCTGTGGCACTGgcctctgggaagcccagggcttGGTGGGGACACGATGACACCTGTGGTGAGCCAGCCCAAGGGCAAAACTCTCCTCTTGGTGACTCCCCAGTCTGAGGCCCTCAATGCCCACAGATAAAAGGGAAGGATGCCATGGGACCGTGGTACTAGGGCAGCTGAGCTGGTCAGCTTGGCGGGTAGGGCCAGAGGGGCCAGAGAGGATGGCTTTTATGGCCTTGGATGCCAAGTTGGCAGGGAGCCAAGAAAAGGGTTCAGAAGCGGGTGGCTGTGGTAGAGCCCCCAGTGACCACCCTCTTGGCCCCCTTCTCACCCATCAGGCTTCCTCAAGTCCCGAGAACGTTCCAGCCACAAGCTGTACTCCCAGCTGCTACACACACAGATGTTCTCCCAGTTCATCGAGGAATGCTCCTTTGGCTCTGCTCGGCATGCTGCCCTTGAATTCTTTGACTCTTGTGTCGACAAGGTATTGGGATCATCCCTTCTTTTTGTGCCCTCTGCTCTACTCTGAGCTCTGTCACCCCAGATGTAAACACTGTCTCACACATGGTGAGGCTGGCGCCCCTGTGCAGCGCACGTGACTGGCCTCATAGACACAGtcttcctgcccctctgccccttCCTCGTCCCCTGGCTGTGTCTCCGGGGCCCTGACAGAGTCTGGGCCCATCACCTCCTTCCCTGTGGCTGTGCTTTCTGGGGAAATGTCGTCTTCTGGATCCCTGGCCCTGCTCTGTGCCCACTGTCTGGCTGTCCCCTTTCTTACCATCCTGCTTCAGGTCCACCCAGAGCAGGAGAAGCCTGAGCCCGTGCCCCTGGTGGAGCTGGAGGAGCTGTCAGGCAGTGAGCTCACCGTGTTTATCATGCCTCCCGAGGAGCCGCCAGCGCCAGAGGGCAGTGAATCCACTCCCCAGTACTGGTGAGCGCCTCCCGCCCCCTCTCTTGCTCTGAGGCCCGATCAGCCGACTTAGTACCAACTGCACTCCATATGGCCTCTCTCCGCCCCTCCAGTTACGATGGGTTCCCCGAGCTACGGGCTGAGCTGTTCGAGGCTCCTCAAGAACAAGCTGGGGCTCTGCCTGTGCCAGGCCCTTCCCGCAGCGCCCCCAGCAGTCCTGCCCCTCGCCGCACCAAACAGGTAACCAGCAGGCGGGCCCCTGGAGGAATCTGACTCAGGCCAAGGACtgctgcttcagtttcttcatctgtaaaatgggtagaaTAGTACTTATCCCATAAAGTTGTTGGGAGGTTTCAATATGTCTGGCACGAAAGAGAGACATGAACCCTCACTGTTGTTACCATTGTCATCGTcctcatcttcactttctgaggACCCTGGAAATCCAGGGACTTGCTGCCTCTGCTGAGACACCTGCCCACGCCCAGGCTACGCATCTGTGCTTGGGAATCCAGGGCTGTGGGCACTGTCCCTGCCACCCCCTCAGCACACAGACCCTTTCTCAGGGTGGGCGCTGCTTCTCCCACACTGTTCAAGACCTGCCCTGGCATCATTCTCACCAGGTGTGTCCCCCGCCCTCTTTAGGAGATGAAGGTGGCGCAGCGGATGGCACAGAAGTCAGCAGCTGTGCCTGAGCTGTGGGCCCGGTGCCTGCTGGGCCACTGCTACGGGCTGTGGTTCCTGTGTCTGCCTGCCTACGTGCGCTCGGCGCCCTCCCGGGTGCGGGCGCTGCAGACGGCCTACCAGGTGCTGCGCCAGATGGAGAGCCGCAAGGTGGTGCTGCCTGACGAGGTGGgtgcccaggccccgccccgggGGCTGCAGCCGACGGGGAACACGGCACCAGTCCAGGAGCTGGGCAGGCGCTCCGTCACACTCACTGAATTAGTGAGCGTGTTCAGGTTGTCGCGGCGGGGACTGCGGGGTGGCAGGGTCCGCAGGAAGGGCGGTGGCTCTGTGAGCACtggggaggctggaggtgggcGCTCACTGCGGCTTGAGGACTGGGGCCGAGAGCGGGCCCACTCTCATCCCGCGTGTCTCCGGCCCAGGTGTGTTACCGGGTGCTGATGCAGCTGTGCTCGCACTACGGGCAGCCCGTGCTGTCCGTGCGGGTCATGCTGGACATGCGGCGGGCGGGCATCGTGCCCAACACCATCACCTATGGCTACTACAACAAGGTGCCCAGTCACTTGCctttggggtgaggggtgggatggtggcaGGGGTGTGCGAGGAGGGCGCTGTTCCCCGACACCTGTGGCCTTCCCCTCCCAGTGGAGATCGGGCCCGTACAGTCCAACAAGGTCCTGCGGCCACTATCGCACAGTCCTCCTCTAGTGTCTCAGCACCTGCAGAGGCTTGTCTCATACTGGGCTGCTTGAGTCTCACCCACAGCAGTCCTGGCAAGCAGCTTAGGAAAGTACCACCACCTCCCAGGAAGAGCTGATTGTGGAAGCCAGTATGCCAGGCTCTGCTCCAAAAACAGCATCCACATAAACCCATCTTACCTTTCCCACAGCTCTTTGAAGTGGAACAATTCTtgtccccatcttacagatgaggccGTGAGATTGCAGGGGGTTAGTAACTTGTCCGGGGTACCATAGTAAGTTAAGGGGTTAGGACACACACAGGCATATCGTTTCCTGAATTCAGGCCCTTCACCATGACACTAAACTGTTTCCtgttttttagatgaggaaactaatggccaaaaaaaaatgaactgatttCTTCAAAGCCCACAGTTTATAAACAGCAGTCTACAGACAGGTTGTTTCCACCGTTTCTTCTTCTACAACCCCTCAGGGTGGCCACTGCCACTCTCTCTTCTGGGCTCTTGTTCCTGGCTGAGCCCTTGGCAGGACAATCATAGGCAGGATGTCTGGAGGGAAAGGTGGTCGCTGGGCCCCCAGGTCAGGCAGTTGGCATCTAGCTGAGGCCCAGGGTATGGAGACAGGCCATCCGCATGGGTGAACACTGTGCTTGGCAGGCTGTGCTGGAAAGCAAGTGGCCGTCTGGCACACCAGGTGGGCGCCTGCGCTGGGCCAAGCTCCGGAACGTGGTCCTGGGGGCTGCTCAGTTCCGCCAGCCCTTGCGAGAACAGCGGCAGCGGCAGCAGAAGCGGGAGGAGGTGGAGACAGCAGCCCAAGAGGCAGGCAGCTCGAAGACAGGTGGGTAGGGACTGGTGACACGGGCAGGGGACAGGCCTGGAGAGCTGGggctggtccagtggctgacaTTCAGTGTGCTGAGAATGGAGAGACTACGCTTGGCTGGCAACAGAAGACACAAAATTCTGCCTGGGAGGAGCCTTGCAAACCCAGGTCCCCGGAGGAGCTCTGTTTTGGAGCTGGGGGCTAGGTTTCCAGCTGGCTGTCTTTTGACCCCTCCCTGTCTTCTGCAGAGCCCTATTTGGAGCGCCCCTCCCCTACCCGCCCGCTTCAGCGCCAGACTACCTGGGCCGGGCGAAGCCTGCGGGACCCCGCCTCACCTATGGGGCGCCTGGTGAAGAGTGGCAGCCTGGGGAGTGCCCGAGGGGCACAGCCCACCGTGGAGGCTGGTGTGGCCCACAGTGAGTGCCCTCatcccacaccccacccctcgGCCCGTCAGCTTCCCTAACCACTCGCCAGGTGGAGGGGTGGTGCTTTGTGCCAGGTACTGTAGGCTCTGGGGGAATCTTGCCCGGATTGTCATCACGGTAGGGCCTGTGGTGCCAGATTGCATAGCCAGGAATTGTGTTTACTCAGGTCCCAAggagggcctggactccatcttccCTGATTCTTTTCTGCCTTGCAGTGATAGAGGCCTTGGGGGTCCTGGAACCCCGGGGATCACCCATACCCTGGCATGATGGAAGCCTCTCAGACCTGAGCCTGACCGGGGAAGAGTCGGCACCTGGAGGCAGCCCAGGGGACTCAGGCTCAGCCCTGAGCACCCAGTCCACTGAAACCCTGGAAGGGCCAAGTGGGCGGGTGCCCAAGGCTGGTGGGCGTCAAGATGAGGCCAGCACCCCCCGAAGAGGGCTGGGCGCCCGCCTCCAACAGCTACTCACTCCTTCCCGCCGCTCCCCCACCTCTCGTGCCCCCCCGTCTGAGctgccccctgacctgcctccctcAGCCCgtcgcagccccatggacagcCTTCTGCACCCCCGGGAGCGCCCTGGATCCACTGCATCCGAGGTAACCATTAAGGGCAGGGTCCAGACACTTCAGCAcctggaggcctggggaggggctgcGAACCCACAGTGCCCAGAAGTGGGCCTTGAAGGGTGGCTGAGCCAGCTTCCTGGATAAAGAGCAGCATGGGGTTGGCTGACTGTGCTTTCTCTCATAATGGCAGAGCTCAGCCTCTCTGGGCAGTGAGTGGGACCTCTCAGAATCTTCTCTCAGCAGTGTGAGCCTTCGTCGTTCCTCAGAGCGCCTCAGTGACACCCCTGGATCCTTCCAGCCACCTTCCCTGGAAGTGAGGATAACCTCTCCCACACAGACTGCTGGGGCTCACATATATACCACACCCAAGGCATCCTGTCAGAGGCAGGggctggtgggaggtgggaggaggttgGGCTGGGCTGCGGAGGTTCAAGCCTGGGTGAGGAGCAGGGGCTCCTGAGCCCTGAGGCCAAAAGGGGCCTGCTTTCTGGGGCCTTTCGCCCACAGATTCTGCTGTCTAGCTGCTCGCTGTGCCGCGCCTGTGACTCCCTGGTGTACGATGAGGAGATCATGGCTGGCTGGGCGCCTGACGACTCCAACCTCAACACCACCTGTCCGTTCTGCGCCTGCCCCTTTGTGCCCCTGCTCAGCGTCCAGACCCTTGATTCCCGACCCAGGTGCCCAAAACCGGGCAGGGGCTGCAGGTGTGGCAGGGCAGCAGAGGCCTGAGGGCTGACCTTCGCGCCATCTCCCTGCAGCGCCCCCAGCCCCAAGCCTGCTCCTGCTGGTGCCAGCGGCAGCAGCAACGCTCCTGTCCCTGGGGGCCCAGGCCCTGTGCTCAGTGACCGCAGGCTTTGCCTAGCCCTGGATGAGCCGCAGCTCTGCAACGGGCACATGGGGGTAAGGGCTGGGCCAGAgcccagctgtgtgtgtgtgtgtggccctgTGGGTAGCCCCAGTGACGCTGAGGAGAGATGGGTACCAAGGGCAAGGGGCGTCCCAGAAGCTGCTGgacgtggtggctcagtgggaagcaGGGCTCTGAGGATGGGGCTGTGGTATatgccctccctgccctcccgcTTTGTGCCTGACAGACTGCCTCCCGGCGTGTTGAGAGTGGGGCATGGGCGTATCTCAGCCCCCTCGTGCTGCGGAAGGAGCTGGAGTCACTGGTAGAGAACGAGGGCAGTGAGGTGCTGGCATTGCCTGAGTTGCCTGCCGCTCACCCCATCATCTTCTGGAACCTTCTGTGGTATTTCCAGCGGCTGCGCCTGCCCAGTATTCTGCCATGCTTGGTGCTGGCCTCCCGTGATGGGCCCCCGCCCCACCAGGTCGGTGCCCTGACACAGTCCCCGCCTCCTCATCTCCTAGCTCTGTTGCTCAGTCCTCTGTGTCCTTGGCGCTATAGACAGAGCACAGGTTTGGAGTCGCTTATACCTGGTTGACTCCTGgccatttcacttcacttctctgagcttcaattttcTCGTCTGTAAGATGGCATAATGCCCCCTCTCTGGGCTGTTGTTAGGTACCTAGTGTAGTGCCTGTTACCCCAATACTAATTCGTTAATGTTCATCTATTCATCACTCTATTCATTgcaccaatatttattgagcactttttaGGTTCCAGGCAGAGTTTTAGGAACTAGGGATGTAGCAGATTACAAAACAAAGTCCTTGCTCTCAGAGAACTTGTATTCCCATGGGGAACAAgagtttctctcttctctttagcTGTGTCCTGTAATGTCCCTGTCCCTTGGAATAGCGCCTGTCCGTTTCCCGTCCTGTGCCTCCCACACCATGAGCCTGTCTCCTTTATCTTGGCTCCCTGCAGGCCCCAGCTCCTTGGATAATGCCTGATCCAGCATCCGTGCAGGTGCGGCTGCTGTGGGATGTCCTGACCCCTGATCCCGATAGCTGCCCACCTCTCTATGTGCTCTGGAGGGTCCACAGTGAGTCTCATATTTGGCCCAGAATGGGAAGGGGTAGGTCCCATGCTTAGAGGGCTCAATAATCTTGGTTACCTTCTTATCTTCCACCCAGGCCAGATCCCACAGCGGGTGGTATGGCCAGGTCCAGTACCTGCATCCCTTAGCCTGGCGTTGCTGGAATCGGTGCTGCGCCACGTCGGTCTCAACGAGGTGCACAAGGCTATAGGGCTCCTGCTAGAAACTCTAGGGCCCCCTCCCACTGGTCTGCACCTACAAAGGTATCATGTTCCCATCTGAGAGGTCCTGGGTCTGTCGCGGGCTCCCTCCCGCCTTATTTCACTTACACCCTTTTGACTCCACTCCAGGGGCATCTACCGTGAGATCTTATTCCTGACACTGGCTGCTCTGGGCAAGGACCACATGGATATAGGTGAAGGAGCAGGCAGGGGGCTGAGGGCTTAGATCTAGGGCCAGGTGTGGGAGGCTGGGGATTGACCTAACATACTGACCTACCTCCACCCTCTTCCCTAGTGGCCTTCGACAAGAAGTACAAATCCGCCTTTAACAAGCTGGCCAGCAGCATGGGCAAGGAGGAGCTGAGGCAGCGGCGGGCACAGATGCCTACCCCAAAGGCCATTGATTGCCGGAAATGTTTCGGAGCGCCTCTGGAATGCTAGGGACCCTTAAGCTTCCTTCTCCCGTCTGGGCTGAGGAGATGAGGGAGGAAGGATTCTAGAGAGACCCTGCTTCCCTGTTTCTTTCCTAGAGGAGTTGGGAATAGGCTAGGAAGCATGCCCAGGCATAGGCTCTGAGTGGGGGCCGTGGGACCCACTGTTACCAAAAGTCACAATTTCCCATCTCCAGCCTGCCCTCTATGCTCATGCTGATGCTGGAGGAGGCCTGGGGGGAGCTGGCGCATCTCTGTTCCACCCCATCCTATACCAGGAACTCCCCTCCAGGGTACCCACAGATCTGCACTGCCCTGGCCATTttataagtttttgttttaaaaaacaactggaaagatacacagctactgagcctttGCCCTGAATGGGAGGGAGGGATGTCATTTCCCACCAGAGATGGTCCCTCTCCCCTAGAATTGCTGAAGGAGCCTAAGGCTCTCTATGCCTTTCTACCTTAGTGTTtgtattttaagttatttattctgGAGCCACAGCCCCCTTGCTTAGGAGGTTCTTATGGACAgtaagagagagaagggaaatggggctccatggtccagtggtttgtagCTCCTTGAAAGTCAGGAGTTAGAAGCTAGAGGAGTCCCAAGCTCCCCTTAGGAAAAATTGGTGCCCCTCTAGTCCTAATCCTTCTTGTCCACTCCATCTTGGGGATGCCTCACACACCCAAGGCCCTGACTGTGCAATAAGGATTGTTCCTTGTGAAGTTTTGTTGGATGTAAATATAGTAAAAGctgcttctgtgttttttcttctgcCTCCTGTTCTCTGGGATAAAGGTTGGGGGATACGGCTGTTTTTCTCCTGGCTGCACATCCTTCTCTCCACCTTTTCATCCCTTGCTGCCTTTGGGCATACACTACTTTCCCCGACCAGGTCTGGTGCTGGTCCCTTGGGGCACAGGGAGTCTCAGAGCAGGAGAGGGGTGAATCCGGTGCTGGCTATGGTGGTGCCAGTCTGTGTGGTACTTCCGGCCCTCCCACACAATCCCCTCCTTGTCCCTCATCTGTACCCCACACAAAGGCTCCATTCTCTGGGGGCCCTGAGCTCATCTCTGCCTTCTTTCCTCTCCCCCATATTCCCCCTCCCAACTTCTCCAGTACCTCCACAGGGATGACAACCCTCTCCCCAGTCACTGGTGTTGGCCATGCTCACACATCCTGGGAGCTGCTCTAACTGCAGGCAGTACTCTTCCAAGCAGGGTCTCAGCCTGGGAACAGCACTAGGAGTACAAGAACAAGGATTAAGGAGCTCACTATATGTGGGCATCAGGCAGCCAGGCACTACTTTTCTAATCCTTTTGGCCCCACTTGGAgttctccctttttttcctatataatgaaataaacacaggaaacaaCTCCTAACAGAGCTACAAAATCAATTACCAAAGGGAATTAACCAGCAAAACAAAAATGCCTTGGGGAAAGAGTGTCAATGGAGGAAATAACTTACATGAGCCTCTAGTGCAAATTCCTGGGGGTGGATATCAGTGGATGAAGACAGTAGTACTACTGAATTCTGGGACCTTCAGGCCAGAGGATGCTTTCCCACCCTGTCTGGAGCAGTCCTAAAGGAGCTgcaaaggaagggaggaggggcttAGGAAATGCCATCTGTTTTTGTCAGGGACTAGGAGATGACTTCTTCAGACGGGAACCTTCACATCGCCCCAGGTTCTGATTAGATCTCACTACCTAGGGTCAAACTTTCCCTGTATCATCCCTAACAACCTTCAAGGGAGCAACTGCCTTCCTGAAAGCGTAAGTTTCTGGTGAGCGTAGCATGCCCAGCCATGCACTGAACTGTCTGGAATTACAGAGAGAATTTTAGGGCTCAGTCCCTACCTTACTAGAGCATACAGTCTTCCTGATCTAGAGTGCCTCCCAGCCTATGCTTCCCATTTTTGGGCTTCCTCATGAGGCCTGTAGTCAGATGGGTGGAATTACAGGATTCTTGAACCACAAGGGTATCTCGGAATTCCAACAGCCAAGTACTCACCATAGAATCTGACATCTCTGACCTGTGGCCTAGGGAACTGAATGAGGGGAAGGATATATCCAAATTACCTGGTCCCAATTTCTCTTCCCTCACTTTAGAGTGTGTAGGCTCCAGTATGACAAATTTTAGTTAAATCTTGTCTCTGGCACTTGCTAATTTTATTACAtcagacaagttacttaactgcttgtgcctcagtttttcctCATCTGCGAACTGGGGAGGGGTTGAATAAAGACTAATTTTGAAATCTAGATAAAGTGCTAAGcacactcaataaacattagctcCAAAAAGAAAACGAACAGATAGAGCCTGCATTGGACAAAGGACATGCCCACTACTCAGCGGCCTTGCTTACTTGTCTTTCTTGGAGATTGATCACTCCAGTTTGAAAGCTGCCCCACCACAGcctgattttaattttgttgaaaggTATTTTCTAGGGCCTCACTAGTATCTTTCTCAGTCTTATATCTTCCACCACTGTTTCTCTTGTATCGTCGCAGCCCTCGAAGAATGGCCTTTCAGACAGCACAGAAAGGACTGAACTGATAATGGACAAAGCAACAGGTTAGGGAAAAGGGCCAGTACTTTCCACGAGGGCAGTGACTTAGTCCCACGTACTGCTCTATGCCCAGCACAAAGAAGAATGTCCAATCACATAATCACATAGGTCCTCTATCACGTGCGAAATAACCAAACCAATGAAGGTATTAAAATGCGTGGGGGAGTGGTGAAATAATTTTCAGTGTAGTATAAGGCAGGTACCACAGATAGAATAACGACCAAAACTGAATTTTGAACTAAGAGGGTGAAATTGTTGGAAAAGTGAGGAAAACTCTCACAATAATTACTATTATATTTATGGAGTATTTACTAAGTCCTTGGCACTGTCCTGAGCATTTAAAATGTACTATTTTATAATCCTCACAATTACCCTATGAACTAGGTACTCATCaatcattcccattttaaagacaggGAAACTAGGGCATAGACAACAGACGTTAAGTAACTTGCACCCAAATCATACAACTGGTGAGAGATCCAAACCCAGGCAGTCAGATTCCAGAGACTATATCCTTTACCCGGACACTGCTACAATGAAAAAGAACGTGCTTTACCTGCTTTTGTACATTTTTGTGTGTCTGTTCAGGGTCCACCTGTCTTTTTGTGCCCATGTCCTTCATTAGTTTCATTTCCATCGCACAGCGTGACTTCTAAATGACttgaaaaacacattttagtGCTTCTGGAGCCAGTTATTTCTGAGTTTGAGCCATTAGTCATTAATTAGCTGTCTGAACTTTGCAAGCTCCTTAGCCTCTCTGAAGAGCCTCTCTGAACCCCTTTCTGCATCTACCAGCTTCAaatttcagctctgccacttatatGTAACTCTGGGCAAATCATTTATTTGATTTGTACCTCATTTCCTTAATCTGTATAATGGGGCTAACAGTATCTACCTCACGGAGTTACAAGGAATAAATAATCCAtggaaagctcttaaaaaaataagaatgcacATACAGCACAGTGCCTCAGTCTCTGCCCAAAACGTTAGCTATTACCATTCCTTTAACACAGTGACTCTGATACTTGGTCCCTCAGATGCTCAAGAACAATACTTATAGTACGTGTTCAAAAAACGCTGGGTTCAGGTGCTCCTAACTGCTTTGGGGAAGTAGGGAGGCTAGCAGGAGTTGGGCCTTGAGTTGATTAGGTGTAGTCGGTGGAGTGGGAGGCTGTTTCCCTCACTGTGAACCTGATCAGACCAGAGATCCGGAGAGAAGGAGCTGCGAGCGCTCTGCGCGGCGTAATTTCTCAGCAATCTGGCTAgctgtcttttttcccccagtcgTGGTTCAGTCACGACAGGACCGTGCTGGGGTACAATGAAGACCAGGAAGCTCAAGGCCTTTGGCAGACGGAGACAGGCCACGCCCCGAACAGACTGCAAGGCCCGAGCGCCTCAAGCTACTGCTATCGTGAAATTCCTGGATTCTGTCGCGATGAAACACCACCCAACGCAGACCCCACCGCGGTTCACCAGTCTCCATCTTTAGAATTGGAAGAATGAGAGCAGGCCAAAGGGGAATCCCGGTTTGGGGATACTGGGGTACGGCGGCTGCCTGGGGACCAAAACGTCTCTGAGGTAAAGTTGCAGCCTGAAGCGATTTTTTGACCCCCGACACTTAATGGGCTGCTGAAGACCCGGATGTGTCTGGGACTGGCCGAGGTACCCATTAACGCGCCCCCGCTagaccatccccctcctccctttaGGATTGGGTCTTACGTACGCCAATCATCACTTCTCCAGCCACACACTCTTCAAGGGTGGGGTGTAGCCCCGATAGCCCGTCTCCTATTCGTATGGCCGAGAAGAGAAGGGCGGGGAGGCCGGCTCAGGTCGCCCAATGGGCGTCGTGGCGTGTGGGGGAGGCGGAGCCGAGGTGCTTGGCAGCTGCCCAATCAGCGTCCTTGTTTGTGTGGTGCCGCCGCCGCCggtgcagccgccgccgccgccgctgcccccGTCTGTACCGCAGTGTCTGCTCCGCCCGCCCGCCCGGGTCCggcccgcccccctcccccacccccgcccccggtcCCGTCAGCGGGGTCCGGAACCTACTGTGCCGTCGCCTCTTCCTTTTTcgacgccgccgccgccgcctgagGAGGCGAGCTAGCCGGGAGTTACACCGCCACCGCCAGGTGAGGAGCTTTGGCCTAGGCCAGCCtggccgcccgcccgcccggggGCGGTGAGGAgcgaggaagggagggaggctgggaggaggcGGTGGTGgcggaggtgggggaagggaaaggtggaggggcggggggaggggaagcGCCCGCGAGCCGACGCCCGCCCGCGCGCCCCCGCCTTgcgtccccctccccccaccccggcaCCGCGCGCCCCCGCCTCGCGCTCCCCCTTCacctcatcccctccccctccccccgctcCGCGCGCGCGCCCCGGTCTTTCACTTCGGCCTCGCGCGCCCCTAGCTCGTGTCCcttcatttcttctccttttactCTTTCTCCCCTCCCTCGCGCCCCGTTTTCCCCGCCTTCCCCGCTTTAACTCACTGCCTCATGCCCGCCATGCTCCCCTCCTTTCCTCTGTAGCGCGCCCCCCCTTAACTCTCCACCCCCAGTGGTGCCCTCAGGGTGCGGGGGCCGCTCCCTACTCTCAGTCTTCTGTTTGCCGGCGGTTGGGACAAATAGGGGACCCTTTAGGGTGAAGGAAACATGGGATGATTATCTTTATATAGGCAAAGGGATCAGGAGCGCAGAACCTTACCCCTTTATTTCATCGTTCACCGTTCCTTCGCCCTCCCGTAGAAGGGAATTGTCTAAGCCTGTGTGGGTACTTGTCTTCTGTAGTGACTAAACCATCCCTTTCTTCGGCTGGGCTTCTGGGTCCCACTGGATCTGTATCCCAGTTCAGTCAGTGCCTGAGGGCCGAGGGAACTAGAACTTACCCTTTCCTAAAGCAGATCCGGACTTAGACTACTTTTGGCCTCCCCACTTTCAATTACACGGAGGAGATAGCTGCTCCTCTTAGTGCAGAGGTTTGGGTGCCATTTGCCTGCCCAGGATACCTTTCCCCCTTCATAAAGGTATGGTAGGCTTTTTGgattcttccccagcatcaacTTCCCTCCAAACACATGATGTTAGTTCGTAGGGCTGACACTGAAGTGGAGATGGAGGCTTTGATGGTGGCTGGGTGGCATGTGGATGCTAACTGAGCTTGCCACCAACCTTTTTTTCTTCCACTGTCACCTGGAGAATCGGGTAGCCCTCTGAGAACAGTTTTCTCCTTTCTGATAAATGGTTATTTCAAGGGCTTTTGTGTAGGTGAGGAGAGCTGGGAGATACTTGAGGTAGTGTGTTTCAGCAAAGGAAAAGAGCAATGCTTTCAGGCTCGATTGCAGCAGAGAGATTTGAACTTCCAGCAGCTGGAGTAAAAGCAGGTTTAACAGATCTGTGTCCagagaagagctgatgcttttgagtttttaaaacattttttcccctctcaaaatgtttattttttgagtAGACACTGCTTGAATGTGatccaaagtgaa
Coding sequences within:
- the DENND4B gene encoding DENN domain-containing protein 4B isoform X6; this encodes MGATIECWPAQTKYPVPVFSTFVLTGAAGDKVYGAALQFYEAFPRARLSERQARALGLLSAVERGRALGGRAVRSRRAIAVLSRWPAFPAFRAFLTFLYRYSVSGPHRLPLEAHISHFIHNVPFPSPQRPRILVQMSPYDNLLLCQPVSSPLPLSGASFLQLLQTLGPELAITLLLAVLTEHKLLVHSLRPDLLTSVCEALVSMIFPLHWQCPYIPLCPLVLADVLSAPVPFIVGIHSSYFDLHDPPVDVICVDLDTNTLFQTEEKKPLSPRTLPRRPYKVLLATLTHLYQQLDQTYTGPEEEASLEFLLTDYEAVCGRRARLEREVQGAFLRFMACLLKGYRDFLRPLTQAPSEGSRDVDNLFFLQGFLKSRERSSHKLYSQLLHTQMFSQFIEECSFGSARHAALEFFDSCVDKVHPEQEKPEPVPLVELEELSGSELTVFIMPPEEPPAPEGSESTPQYCYDGFPELRAELFEAPQEQAGALPVPGPSRSAPSSPAPRRTKQEMKVAQRMAQKSAAVPELWARCLLGHCYGLWFLCLPAYVRSAPSRVRALQTAYQVLRQMESRKVVLPDEVCYRVLMQLCSHYGQPVLSVRVMLDMRRAGIVPNTITYGYYNKAVLESKWPSGTPGGRLRWAKLRNVVLGAAQFRQPLREQRQRQQKREEVETAAQEAGSSKTEPYLERPSPTRPLQRQTTWAGRSLRDPASPMGRLVKSGSLGSARGAQPTVEAGVAHMIEALGVLEPRGSPIPWHDGSLSDLSLTGEESAPGGSPGDSGSALSTQSTETLEGPSGRVPKAGGRQDEASTPRRGLGARLQQLLTPSRRSPTSRAPPSELPPDLPPSARRSPMDSLLHPRERPGSTASESSASLGSEWDLSESSLSSVSLRRSSERLSDTPGSFQPPSLEILLSSCSLCRACDSLVYDEEIMAGWAPDDSNLNTTCPFCACPFVPLLSVQTLDSRPSAPSPKPAPAGASGSSNAPVPGGPGPVLSDRRLCLALDEPQLCNGHMGTASRRVESGAWAYLSPLVLRKELESLVENEGSEVLALPELPAAHPIIFWNLLWYFQRLRLPSILPCLVLASRDGPPPHQAPAPWIMPDPASVQVRLLWDVLTPDPDSCPPLYVLWRVHSQIPQRVVWPGPVPASLSLALLESVLRHVGLNEVHKAIGLLLETLGPPPTGLHLQRGIYREILFLTLAALGKDHMDIVAFDKKYKSAFNKLASSMGKEELRQRRAQMPTPKAIDCRKCFGAPLEC